Part of the Eshraghiella crossota genome is shown below.
TGAAATAAAATCAATTCCGTATCTGCTGCTTACCGAATTAAACTCTTCTTTTTCCTCATAAGGAACATCGGCAATAATAATGCCGTCTATTCCCACTTCTGCAGAGTTTTTCATAAATCTTTCCGTTCCATAGGAAAATACAACATTCGCATAGGTCATAAATACAAGAGGAATTTTTACATCCTTTCTGATTTCTTTTACCATGTCAAAAACTTTATCCGTTGTAATTCCGTTTTTAAGAGCCCTTATATTGGCTTTCTGAATCACAGGTCCCTCTGCCGTAGGGTCTGAAAAAGGTATTCCAAGCTCTATGATGTCAGCCCCCGCTTCCGCCATTGCCTTTACGGCTTTGATTGTTGTATTAACATCAGGGTCTCCGCTTGTAATAAACGGAATAAATGCTTTTTTATTGTTAAATGCGTCACTAATTCTACTCATAGATATTTTCTCCTCTATATCTTGCTATTGCTGCACAGTCTTTGTCGCCTCTGCCTGATACAGTTATAATCATTATCTGGTCTTTATCCATTGTCGGTGCAAGTTTAATCGCATGTGCAACCGCATGGGCACTTTCAATGGCAGGAATAATTCCCTCTGTTCTTGACAAATATTCAAAAGCATTTACCGCTTCGTCATCTGTTATTGCAACATATTCTG
Proteins encoded:
- the trpA gene encoding tryptophan synthase subunit alpha; amino-acid sequence: MSRISDAFNNKKAFIPFITSGDPDVNTTIKAVKAMAEAGADIIELGIPFSDPTAEGPVIQKANIRALKNGITTDKVFDMVKEIRKDVKIPLVFMTYANVVFSYGTERFMKNSAEVGIDGIIIADVPYEEKEEFNSVSSRYGIDFISLIAPTSCDRIGMIAKEAEGFVYCVSSLGVTGTRSKITTDISKMVKSVKEAKDIPCAVGFGISTPEQAAEMAKYADGVIVGSAIVNKCAEYGENCISHIYDYVKSMKSVLK